The following proteins are encoded in a genomic region of Diadema setosum chromosome 10, eeDiaSeto1, whole genome shotgun sequence:
- the LOC140234425 gene encoding uncharacterized protein encodes MENQRVMEIGKPTLPAALGKQDSGYVEISKNPSRQRALHCLSMMSDCGRGERDFCDFSKALGSTVSLHDSDWECDEDCENDSQIQGTSAGHQNNERSSTSTSTATSSSKYREGSRLKKSSKSHVSVKKADPRLQRQMRLNINARERRRMHDLNDALDDLRSVIPYAHSPSVRKLSKIATLLLAKNFILMQANALEEMRRMLSYMNHPPLCLPPALSSTTYPLSQAYPSPDIGGRGSGSAGHGLNGKILESSGASVNFPIFCRRHSGQLISSTASSRSSSSCQRCIDSPSISRHRESNNHSFF; translated from the coding sequence ATGGAGAATCAGCGGGTGATGGAGATCGGCAAGCCCACTCTACCGGCGGCGTTGGGCAAACAGGACTCGGGATACGTGGAGATAAGCAAAAACCCGAGCCGGCAGAGAGCTCTGCATTGTTTAAGCATGATGAGCGATTGTGGTCGTGGGGAGCGAGACTTCTGCGATTTCAGCAAAGCTCTCGGCTCGACGGTAAGCTTACACGACTCCGACTGGGAATGCGACGAAGACTGTGAGAACGACAGTCAAATCCAAGGCACCTCTGCAGGGCACCAAAATAATGAGAGGTCATCGACGTCTACCTCGACGGCGACTTCATCGTCGAAATACCGAGAGGGCTCGAGATTGAAGAAGTCGTCGAAGTCTCACGTGTCCGTAAAGAAAGCCGACCCACGGTTGCAGCGCCAGATGCGGCTGAACATCAACGCTCGAGAGCGGCGGCGAATGCACGACTTAAACGACGCCCTAGACGATCTCCGGAGCGTCATCCCTTACGCCCACAGCCCGTCGGTCAGGAAGTTGTCGAAGATCGCAACCCTGCTCCTCGCCAAGAACTTCATCCTGATGCAGGCAAACGCCCTGGAGGAGATGAGGCGGATGCTGTCGTACATGAATCACCCTCCGCTCTGTCTTCCGCCTGCACTGTCGTCAACTACCTACCCGCTCTCCCAGGCCTACCCCTCGCCCGACATCGGAGGTCGGGGCAGCGGGTCGGCCGGCCACGGGCTCAACGGGAAAATACTCGAAAGCTCTGGTGCGTCCGTCAACTTCCCCATTTTCTGTCGACGTCACAGTGGTCAGCTCATATCGTCGACCGCATCGTCTAGGAGTTCATCTTCGTGTCAGCGATGCATAGATAGCCCGTCGATAAGTAGGCATAGAGAATCAAACAACCACTCATTTTTCTAG